The proteins below are encoded in one region of Hordeum vulgare subsp. vulgare chromosome 3H, MorexV3_pseudomolecules_assembly, whole genome shotgun sequence:
- the LOC123440037 gene encoding DELLA protein SLN1-like, whose protein sequence is MAMGTFPFQWPMDPAPAPTSSLDASLPPSLLPPPPAAVPDDGAAYYAAADMHASSMPDLAPPFPSRDAVAAELAMRRAEEEVAGIRLVHLLMSCAGAVEAGDHALAAAHLADANASLAALSTASGIGRVALHFTDALSRRLFRSPTTPPPTDAEHAFLYHHFYEACPYLKFAHFTANQAILEAFHGCDTVHVIDFSLMQGLQWPALIQALALRPGGPPFLRITGIGPPSPPGRDELRDVGLRLADLARSVRVRFSFRGVAANSLDEVHPWMLQIAPGEAVAVNSVLQLHRLLADSADQVPIDAVLDCVASLQPKIFTVVEQEVDHNKPGFLDRFTEALFYYSAVFDSLDAASANGTGNAMAEAYLQREICDIVCNEGTARMERHEPLSQWRDRLGRAGLTAVPLGASALRQARMLLGLFSGEGHSVEEAEGCLTLGWHGRPLFSASAWRAAAVGCDADGEDNHTSNNTSNFSGSSGGGSDSNNSSSSNGKCSGVVGASSMFL, encoded by the coding sequence ATGGCAATGGGCACGTTCCCTTTCCAGTGGCCTATGGACCCCGCGCCCGCGCCGACCTCCAGCCTCGACGCCAGCTTACCGCCCTCTCTGCTCCCGCCTCCGCCCGCGGCGGTGCCCGACGACGGCGCGGCGTACTACGCGGCAGCGGACATGCACGCCTCCTCTATGCCCGACCTGGCACCGCCATTCCCATCACGGGACGCGGTCGCCGCCGAGCTGGCCATGCGGCGCGccgaggaggaggtcgccggcaTCCGCTTGGTTCACCTCCTCATGAGCTGCGCGGGCGCCGTCGAGGCGGGCGACCACGCGCTCGCGGCCGCGCACCTGGCCGACGCCAACGCCTCGCTCGCGGCCCTCTCCACCGCCTCCGGCATCGGCCGCGTCGCCCTTCACTTCACCGACGCGCTCTCCAGGCGGCTGTTCCGGTCGCCTACCACTCCCCCGCCCACCGACGCCGAGCACGCCTTCCTCTACCACCACTTCTACGAGGCGTGCCCCTACCTCAAGTTCGCGCATTTCACGGCCAACCAGGCCATCCTGGAGGCCTTCCATGGCTGCGACACCGTTCACGTCATCGACTTCAGCCTGATGCAGGGTCTCCAGTGGCCTGCTTTGATTCAGGCCCTCGCTCTCCGCCCCGGCGGGCCACCGTTCCTCCGGATCACCGGCATTGGCCCGCCCTCCCCACCAGGCCGCGACGAGCTCCGCGATGTCGGTCTCCGCCTCGCCGACCTCGCGCGCTCCGTCCGCGTCCGATTCTCCTTCCGCGGGGTCGCCGCCAACAGCCTGGACGAGGTCCACCCGTGGATGCTCCAGATCGCGCCCGGCGAGGCCGTGGCGGTCAACTCCGtgctccagctccaccgcctcctcgcCGACTCAGCCGATCAGGTGCCCATCGACGCCGTTCTCGACTGCGTCGCTTCCTTGCAGCCCAAGATCTTCACGGTCGTGGAGCAAGAGGTGGACCACAACAAACCGGGGTTCCTCGACAGGTTCACCGAGGCGCTCTTCTACTACTCAGCGGTGTTCGACTCTCTGGACGCGGCGAGCGCGAACGGCACGGGCAACGCGATGGCGGAGGCATATCTACAAAGGGAGATCTGCGACATCGTGTGCAACGAGGGCACCGCGCGCATGGAGCGACACGAGCCGCTGTCGCAGTGGAGGGACAGGCTGGGGCGCGCGGGGCTGACCGCCGTGCCGCTCGGGGCGAGCGCGCTCCGGCAGGCCAGGATGTTGCTCGGGCTGTTCTCCGGCGAGGGACACTCcgtggaggaggccgaggggtgCCTGACGCTCGGGTGGCACGGGCGCCCTCTGTTCTCGGCGTCGGCGTGGCGAGCGGCCGCCGTCGGCTGCGACGCCGACGGCGAAGATAACCATACCAGTAACAATACTAGCAACTTTAGCGGCAGCAGTGGCGGTGGTAGTGACAGtaataacagcagcagcagcaacggtAAGTGTAGCGGGGTTGTTGGTGCTAGCAGCATGTTTTTGTAA